Proteins co-encoded in one Chroococcidiopsis sp. TS-821 genomic window:
- a CDS encoding YdcF family protein, with translation MLVLPLILLWGYKEIKSQLEPPQAILVLGGSTKREKFAAQFARKHPDIPIWISGGTPKDYAEGVFTDAGIDLDRLHLDYRAVDTVTNFTTLVDEFQAQGINKIYLITSDYHMRRARVIGSIVLGSRGVEFEPVPVPSGQSPEPVEKVLRDGARALLWLTTGRTGASLPSLGRRES, from the coding sequence ATGCTGGTGCTACCGCTGATTCTTTTGTGGGGCTACAAAGAAATCAAAAGCCAATTAGAGCCACCGCAAGCCATATTAGTGCTTGGTGGTTCTACGAAACGCGAAAAATTTGCTGCGCAATTCGCACGGAAGCATCCTGATATTCCCATTTGGATTTCTGGAGGAACTCCAAAAGATTATGCAGAAGGAGTCTTTACTGATGCAGGCATCGATCTCGATCGCTTGCATCTAGATTATCGTGCAGTAGATACAGTGACAAACTTCACAACATTGGTCGATGAGTTTCAAGCTCAAGGAATTAACAAAATTTATCTAATTACTTCTGACTACCACATGCGCCGCGCTAGGGTTATCGGCAGTATTGTCTTAGGAAGCCGAGGAGTTGAGTTTGAACCAGTACCTGTACCATCAGGCCAATCTCCTGAACCAGTTGAAAAGGTTCTAAGAGATGGCGCGAGAGCTTTGCTTTGGTTAACAACTGGGCGGACTGGTGCGTCACTTCCGAGTTTGGGAAGAAGGGAGTCGTGA
- a CDS encoding DUF2288 domain-containing protein has protein sequence MQDLRAELAECLDEAEWNWLIPHVQRDAVIFVAEQLDLVDVGVALASDNVASVQSWIDDELIHKPSVTQISDWNGDRTKRFNSLIVQPFVLIQELPA, from the coding sequence ATGCAAGATTTAAGAGCAGAATTAGCAGAATGTTTAGACGAAGCTGAGTGGAATTGGTTAATTCCTCACGTCCAGCGCGATGCAGTGATTTTTGTCGCAGAACAACTCGATTTAGTCGATGTAGGAGTCGCACTGGCGAGTGACAATGTAGCATCAGTACAAAGCTGGATTGACGACGAACTGATTCACAAACCCTCAGTCACTCAGATATCAGACTGGAACGGCGATCGCACAAAGCGATTCAATAGCTTAATTGTCCAACCCTTTGTTCTCATCCAGGAATTACCTGCTTAG
- a CDS encoding AI-2E family transporter translates to MSEPPAKHFWERLNNSVLVRFLLLFACGWASILVLDYFQTVIVIFTSAAILAFLLSYPVQWLRHFLPHGLAVVVVFLFSLVVIAALTITVGLAVLYQGQQLVDSVTAFLNSLAPLVNQAEAFLRERNLQVNLEGIEEQIRNQALGLIFSSLATLQIFLANLVTLILIAVVALFMLLDGERLWQLLLKFVPIQQRSRLTKVIKRKFLGFFRGQFLLMVFLTISSFLVFIMLGVPFSLVLAIIVGVFDAIPGIGATLGVSIITLIVLSQSVWLALKVLAACIILQQIQDNLIAPRVMQDSLNLNPVVVFFALLVGARVAGILGIFIAIPLAGVIVTLFEIDEMKAEV, encoded by the coding sequence ATGAGCGAACCACCGGCAAAACATTTTTGGGAAAGACTCAACAATTCTGTTCTCGTTCGCTTTTTGTTACTGTTTGCTTGTGGTTGGGCTTCAATTCTAGTTTTAGACTATTTTCAAACTGTTATTGTCATTTTTACGTCAGCAGCCATCTTGGCTTTTTTACTGAGCTATCCAGTTCAATGGCTGCGACATTTTTTACCACATGGTTTAGCTGTTGTTGTTGTTTTCTTATTCAGTCTAGTCGTCATTGCTGCTCTGACAATTACTGTAGGCTTGGCTGTACTCTATCAAGGTCAACAATTAGTTGATAGTGTTACGGCTTTTTTAAATTCTTTAGCACCCCTAGTAAATCAAGCTGAGGCTTTTTTACGCGAACGTAACTTACAAGTAAATTTAGAAGGAATTGAGGAACAAATTCGCAATCAAGCTTTAGGATTAATCTTTTCTAGTTTAGCTACCTTACAGATTTTTCTAGCGAATCTTGTCACGCTGATACTCATTGCAGTTGTCGCCTTATTTATGCTACTTGATGGCGAACGACTTTGGCAATTGCTCTTAAAGTTTGTACCAATACAACAGCGATCGCGTTTGACAAAAGTAATTAAGCGTAAGTTCTTGGGTTTTTTTAGAGGTCAATTTCTCTTAATGGTATTCTTAACAATATCTAGCTTTTTAGTTTTTATTATGTTAGGCGTACCTTTCTCTTTAGTGTTAGCAATTATTGTTGGGGTTTTTGACGCTATCCCAGGTATTGGAGCTACTTTAGGAGTCAGCATTATTACCCTTATTGTTTTATCACAAAGTGTGTGGCTAGCGCTAAAAGTATTAGCTGCTTGCATTATTTTGCAGCAAATTCAAGATAACTTGATTGCGCCACGCGTGATGCAAGATTCACTTAATCTTAATCCTGTTGTTGTTTTTTTTGCTTTATTAGTAGGAGCAAGAGTTGCGGGAATTTTAGGAATTTTTATTGCTATTCCGTTGGCAGGAGTTATTGTGACTTTATTCGAGATTGATGAAATGAAAGCTGAAGTATAA
- a CDS encoding 1-acyl-sn-glycerol-3-phosphate acyltransferase — protein MARSREPFVSLLLYYAFKWSVVNPMLRVYFRGRVYGAENVPQKGPLVVVSNHASDFDPPILSCCVRRPVAYMAKEELFRIPIFNRAIELYGAYPVKRGSADRSAIRAAVKYLEEGWAAGVFLQGTRTPDGKITDPKLGAALIAAKTKAPLLPVSLWGTHKIMQKGSVIPRSVPVTVRIGQVIPPPSSTDKTELLAVTQQCANAIASLHDLGR, from the coding sequence ATGGCTCGAAGCCGCGAACCTTTCGTCAGTCTACTCCTCTACTACGCCTTCAAGTGGTCAGTGGTTAATCCTATGCTGCGCGTTTACTTTCGAGGACGTGTTTATGGCGCAGAGAACGTCCCGCAGAAAGGACCATTAGTCGTAGTTAGCAACCACGCAAGTGATTTTGACCCGCCGATTCTTTCTTGTTGCGTGCGTAGACCAGTTGCTTATATGGCAAAAGAAGAATTATTTCGCATTCCTATTTTTAATCGTGCAATTGAGTTGTATGGTGCTTATCCAGTCAAGCGTGGTTCGGCGGATCGTAGTGCGATTCGCGCAGCTGTAAAGTATCTAGAAGAGGGATGGGCTGCGGGTGTTTTTTTGCAGGGAACTCGCACACCCGATGGCAAAATTACCGATCCTAAACTGGGCGCAGCTTTGATAGCAGCTAAAACAAAAGCACCGCTTCTACCAGTGAGTTTGTGGGGAACTCATAAAATCATGCAAAAAGGCTCGGTAATACCGCGTTCGGTACCTGTTACAGTCCGAATTGGTCAAGTTATACCTCCACCAAGTTCAACAGACAAAACAGAACTACTCGCAGTTACGCAACAATGTGCAAATGCGATCGCTTCTCTACACGATTTGGGGCGCTAG
- the fabD gene encoding ACP S-malonyltransferase has product MTKTAWIFPGQGSQKIGMGIDLIELDATKAKFAQAEEILGWSVTEVCQSEENISRTLYTQPCLYVVESLLVDLMHQQGQHPDLVAGHSLGEYIALYAAGVYDWAAGLTLVKRRAELMDNAAGGMMAALIGFDRDELEQQIQQTPDVVLANDNSAAQVVISGTPEAVNAVLSQVKAKRAVPLNVSGAFHSPLMAAAASEFEEILRKVVFKPAQVPVISNVEPTPSVDSEVIKERLRRQITGAVRWRETCECFRQAGIEQVIEIGPGNVLTGLIKRTHSDLILKNISSAADLSS; this is encoded by the coding sequence ATGACTAAGACTGCATGGATATTTCCAGGACAAGGTTCCCAAAAAATTGGTATGGGAATCGATTTAATAGAGCTCGACGCAACCAAAGCCAAATTTGCCCAAGCTGAAGAGATCTTAGGCTGGTCAGTGACCGAAGTTTGTCAAAGTGAAGAGAATATCTCGCGTACGCTTTACACGCAGCCCTGTCTTTACGTTGTGGAAAGCCTACTCGTAGATTTGATGCATCAACAAGGTCAACACCCCGATCTTGTTGCTGGGCACAGTTTAGGAGAATATATTGCTCTCTACGCGGCAGGCGTTTACGATTGGGCAGCAGGCTTAACTTTAGTAAAACGGCGAGCCGAATTAATGGACAATGCGGCTGGTGGAATGATGGCAGCTTTAATCGGCTTCGATCGCGACGAACTTGAACAGCAAATTCAACAAACTCCCGACGTTGTCCTGGCAAACGACAATAGTGCCGCGCAGGTGGTTATTTCAGGAACTCCTGAAGCTGTGAACGCAGTTCTGTCGCAAGTGAAAGCAAAGCGTGCGGTTCCCTTAAATGTCTCAGGCGCGTTTCACTCTCCTTTAATGGCGGCGGCGGCATCTGAATTTGAGGAAATTCTGCGAAAAGTTGTCTTTAAACCCGCGCAAGTTCCTGTAATATCAAACGTCGAACCCACTCCCTCTGTAGATAGTGAAGTTATTAAAGAACGCCTGCGACGTCAGATTACTGGCGCTGTTAGATGGCGCGAAACTTGTGAATGCTTCCGCCAAGCAGGAATTGAGCAAGTTATAGAAATTGGTCCTGGTAATGTTTTGACTGGTTTGATCAAACGCACCCACTCTGACTTAATCTTAAAGAATATTAGTAGTGCAGCAGACCTTTCTAGTTAG
- a CDS encoding beta-ketoacyl-ACP synthase III gives MQNFGVAITGSGSAVPTNSLSNEVLTQLVETSDEWIATRTGIRSRRLASANDSLQAIATQAAWQAIAMAKIAPTDIDLIILATSTPDDLFGSACQIQAALGATQAVAFDMTAACSGFVFGLVTAAQYIRTGVYQNVLLIGADILSRWVDWKDRRTCVLFGDGAGAVVMQTSNRDRLLGFELKSDGTQNQCLNLTYQPQSQPLVNDISVAQGNYQPITMNGKEVYRFAVQRVPEVIDKALFRANLKADQIDWLLLHQANQRILDAVAERMHIPQHKVISNLARYGNTSAASIPIALDEAIRAKKIKDGDIIAASGFGAGLTWGAAIFSWGR, from the coding sequence TTGCAAAACTTTGGGGTAGCAATTACAGGGAGTGGTTCAGCAGTACCGACTAACTCCCTTAGCAACGAAGTACTCACTCAGTTAGTGGAAACTTCAGATGAATGGATTGCAACACGGACGGGCATTCGTTCGCGACGGTTAGCATCAGCAAATGATTCTTTGCAAGCGATCGCCACTCAAGCAGCTTGGCAGGCGATCGCCATGGCAAAAATTGCACCAACAGACATCGATTTGATTATTCTGGCAACCTCAACCCCTGACGATTTGTTTGGTAGTGCGTGTCAAATTCAAGCGGCTTTGGGAGCAACGCAAGCCGTCGCTTTCGACATGACGGCAGCATGTTCAGGCTTTGTTTTTGGCTTAGTTACTGCCGCACAGTACATCCGCACGGGTGTTTACCAAAATGTTCTCTTAATCGGAGCAGATATTCTTTCCCGCTGGGTTGATTGGAAAGATCGACGAACGTGCGTTCTATTTGGCGACGGTGCGGGTGCAGTTGTGATGCAAACGAGTAACCGCGATCGCTTACTCGGTTTTGAACTTAAAAGTGACGGCACGCAAAATCAATGTCTCAACCTTACTTATCAACCTCAGTCACAACCCCTCGTCAACGATATTAGTGTTGCTCAAGGCAATTACCAGCCCATCACCATGAACGGTAAAGAAGTGTATCGCTTTGCCGTACAGCGCGTTCCTGAGGTCATTGATAAAGCACTGTTTCGGGCTAACCTCAAGGCAGACCAAATTGATTGGTTGCTACTACATCAAGCAAATCAACGTATTCTCGATGCTGTAGCCGAGCGCATGCACATACCTCAGCATAAAGTTATCAGCAATCTTGCTCGCTATGGCAATACTTCAGCCGCTTCGATTCCCATAGCACTCGATGAAGCTATACGTGCTAAGAAAATCAAAGACGGTGATATTATCGCAGCTTCCGGTTTTGGTGCGGGCTTAACTTGGGGTGCAGCCATTTTTTCATGGGGTAGATAA
- the plsX gene encoding phosphate acyltransferase PlsX: MGATRARIAIDAMGGDYAPIEIVAGALRAREELGVEVLLVGDPQQIKSIPHHNRLDQISIVPAEGTVEMHEEPLSAIKRKPKASINVAMDLVKQKQADAVVSAGHSGAAMAAALLRLGRLRGIDRPAIGAVLPTMIASKPVLILDVGANVDCRPKFLEQFALMGTVYSQYVLGIAEPKVGLLNIGEEESKGNDLAIRTHQLLKENKQISFIGNAEGRDVLSGRFDVIVCDGFAGNVLLKFAEAVGEVAIQILREELPQGLHGQIGTALLKSNLKRIKQRIDHAEHGGGLLLGVAGICIISHGSSQAPSIFNAIRLAKEAIDNQVLERIQSKNRGANLEVRDQESGIRG; the protein is encoded by the coding sequence ATGGGAGCGACTCGCGCACGGATCGCAATTGATGCTATGGGGGGGGATTATGCCCCTATCGAAATTGTTGCTGGCGCACTGCGAGCACGGGAAGAATTAGGTGTAGAAGTTTTATTGGTGGGAGATCCCCAGCAAATTAAATCTATTCCACATCACAATCGTTTGGATCAAATTTCCATCGTTCCGGCAGAAGGAACGGTAGAAATGCATGAGGAGCCGCTCAGTGCTATCAAACGCAAGCCCAAGGCTTCGATTAATGTGGCGATGGACTTGGTGAAGCAAAAACAAGCTGATGCGGTAGTTTCTGCGGGTCACTCAGGAGCCGCAATGGCAGCTGCGTTGCTCCGCTTGGGACGCCTACGCGGCATTGACCGCCCAGCGATTGGAGCAGTTTTGCCGACAATGATCGCAAGTAAGCCGGTGCTGATTCTAGATGTCGGGGCAAATGTCGATTGTCGTCCGAAATTTTTAGAGCAGTTCGCGCTAATGGGAACGGTTTACAGCCAGTACGTCTTGGGTATTGCAGAACCAAAAGTAGGGCTACTCAACATCGGTGAGGAAGAATCTAAAGGCAATGACTTAGCGATCAGAACTCACCAACTGCTAAAAGAAAATAAGCAAATCTCGTTCATTGGCAACGCTGAGGGGCGAGACGTTCTTTCTGGTCGCTTTGACGTGATTGTATGTGACGGCTTTGCCGGTAATGTTCTGTTGAAGTTTGCTGAAGCTGTGGGAGAGGTAGCGATTCAAATCCTGCGCGAAGAACTACCGCAAGGGCTACACGGACAAATCGGCACCGCCTTACTCAAGTCAAACTTGAAACGGATCAAGCAGCGGATCGACCACGCCGAACACGGTGGAGGATTGCTCCTGGGTGTTGCAGGAATATGCATTATTAGTCATGGTAGTTCTCAAGCACCATCAATCTTCAATGCAATTCGCTTAGCTAAAGAAGCAATTGATAATCAAGTTCTTGAGCGAATTCAGTCGAAAAATCGAGGTGCAAATCTAGAGGTCAGGGATCAGGAATCGGGGATCAGGGGATAA
- a CDS encoding D-alanyl-D-alanine carboxypeptidase has translation MLQLFGSGLISLWLEMAGVQPKPVDALEFLTLNSRPGLVLAPDSQPFAADTVQEYLKQLEAAGLLRSNQGIWLQSGPVLLANNQGTEPLPAASITKVATSLAALKTWGPNHQFETLVGATGPINNGVLQGDLVIQGGGDPFFVWEEAIALGNSLNRMGIKRIAGNLVISGNFAMNYKTNPLQAGQLLQQALNATTWSREATAQYLTMPQGTPRPQVAIAGTVQVTPLPNPKQILLVRHRSLPLSEILKEMNIYSNNEMSEMLAQNLGGARVVQSIAANAARVPPQEIQLINGSGLGVENRISPRAACAMLMAIQRELMPAQLSVADLFPVSGRDRRGTMEARRIPQATVIKTGTLRDVSALAGVLPTRDRGLVWFAIINRGTNIEGLRVRQDQLLQRLLKQWQVTATVPAAIAPKSSNSTPISLGAASRNEILYGG, from the coding sequence ATGCTGCAACTATTTGGTTCAGGACTCATTTCATTGTGGTTAGAAATGGCGGGGGTGCAACCTAAACCTGTCGATGCTTTGGAGTTTTTGACATTAAATAGCCGTCCTGGGTTAGTCCTGGCACCTGATTCTCAACCTTTTGCTGCTGACACAGTACAAGAATATTTAAAGCAGTTGGAAGCAGCAGGCTTATTGAGAAGCAATCAGGGAATTTGGTTGCAGTCTGGACCTGTATTGCTGGCAAATAATCAAGGAACTGAGCCTTTACCTGCGGCTTCGATTACCAAAGTAGCAACGTCGCTTGCGGCTTTAAAAACATGGGGACCTAATCATCAATTTGAAACGCTCGTTGGCGCAACTGGACCAATTAACAATGGAGTTTTACAAGGAGACTTGGTGATTCAAGGCGGAGGCGATCCATTTTTTGTGTGGGAAGAAGCGATCGCCCTTGGAAATAGTCTCAACCGCATGGGGATCAAGCGGATCGCTGGCAACTTAGTGATTAGTGGCAATTTCGCCATGAATTATAAAACAAACCCATTACAAGCAGGTCAACTGTTACAACAAGCGCTCAACGCCACAACATGGTCGCGCGAAGCCACTGCACAATACTTAACAATGCCCCAAGGAACGCCGCGCCCGCAAGTCGCGATCGCCGGTACCGTCCAAGTTACACCGTTACCCAACCCCAAACAAATCTTGCTCGTGCGTCATCGTTCGTTACCCTTGTCAGAAATTCTCAAGGAAATGAACATTTACAGCAACAACGAAATGTCAGAAATGCTAGCCCAAAATCTCGGAGGCGCGCGCGTTGTTCAGTCTATAGCAGCAAATGCTGCGCGAGTTCCGCCGCAAGAAATTCAATTGATCAATGGTTCCGGTTTAGGAGTCGAAAACCGCATCTCGCCAAGAGCCGCGTGCGCGATGTTAATGGCAATTCAGCGCGAGTTAATGCCTGCGCAACTGAGTGTTGCTGATTTATTTCCCGTGTCAGGACGCGATCGCCGAGGCACAATGGAAGCACGACGCATTCCTCAAGCAACGGTGATTAAAACGGGGACGCTACGCGATGTTAGTGCTTTAGCCGGAGTTTTACCGACACGCGATCGCGGGTTAGTTTGGTTTGCCATTATCAATCGCGGTACCAATATTGAAGGTTTACGTGTTCGGCAAGATCAACTCTTACAGCGCTTATTAAAACAATGGCAAGTCACCGCCACAGTTCCTGCGGCGATCGCTCCCAAATCATCAAATAGCACCCCCATTTCACTTGGTGCAGCTAGCCGTAATGAGATCTTATACGGAGGCTAA
- the lptC gene encoding LPS export ABC transporter periplasmic protein LptC codes for MNRFYLLFSIRRNVTASLLAIVLVAIATGCQNQNQTAQKLSEDTTTVQKVDTELTFNNVDLEQADEQGQTVWKVKATQATYSQDQQVAQVKNPTGELFQDGKPVYRIQAQEGEVHQDGKQLFLKGQIVATDPKSGLVLRGNELEWRPQEDLLIVRNQLTGSHKQVQAVAQEARVFSRKQRVELQGNVVANTTEPATQLRAEQLTWLISEERFIADRAIAIDRYQDKKITARSTANSGEFNLKTKIATLKENVQLALVTPPVQVASNFAVWDLNTEIVTTDQPVRVVHHQEKMTMTARRGRMDLRKQIAYLDGDVVGAGQKGQTINSQRLTWTIPTQLVEAQGNVVYRQTQPPVSFTGDKAVGKLQDESLVVSSSGGNRVVTEIIP; via the coding sequence ATGAATCGTTTCTATCTTTTATTCTCTATTCGCCGTAACGTCACAGCATCTCTATTGGCAATTGTGCTGGTAGCGATCGCAACAGGCTGCCAAAATCAAAACCAAACTGCACAAAAACTGTCTGAAGACACAACAACTGTCCAAAAAGTTGACACTGAGTTGACTTTTAACAACGTCGATTTAGAACAAGCAGACGAACAAGGACAAACGGTTTGGAAAGTCAAAGCGACGCAAGCAACCTACAGTCAAGACCAGCAAGTCGCACAAGTCAAAAATCCGACAGGAGAATTATTCCAAGATGGTAAACCTGTATATCGCATTCAAGCCCAAGAAGGCGAAGTTCATCAAGACGGAAAACAGCTATTCCTGAAAGGACAAATTGTAGCGACAGATCCCAAAAGTGGCTTGGTACTGCGCGGTAATGAGTTAGAATGGCGTCCCCAAGAAGATTTGTTGATCGTCCGCAACCAATTAACTGGTAGCCATAAACAAGTGCAAGCTGTAGCGCAAGAAGCAAGAGTTTTCAGCCGCAAACAGCGCGTTGAGTTGCAAGGGAACGTTGTTGCTAATACAACTGAACCTGCTACGCAACTGCGCGCGGAACAATTGACGTGGTTAATTTCAGAAGAACGATTTATTGCCGATCGCGCGATCGCAATCGATCGCTATCAAGACAAAAAAATCACCGCAAGATCGACGGCGAATTCAGGTGAATTCAACTTAAAAACCAAAATTGCCACGTTGAAAGAAAATGTGCAACTTGCACTCGTCACTCCACCTGTACAAGTTGCCAGTAACTTTGCCGTCTGGGATTTAAATACAGAAATTGTCACGACAGATCAGCCAGTACGCGTCGTGCATCATCAAGAAAAAATGACGATGACGGCGAGACGAGGGCGGATGGATTTACGAAAGCAAATTGCTTATCTTGACGGTGACGTTGTGGGAGCTGGACAAAAAGGTCAAACAATCAACTCACAAAGGCTGACATGGACGATTCCGACGCAGTTAGTTGAAGCCCAAGGTAATGTTGTTTATCGTCAAACGCAACCGCCAGTCAGTTTTACGGGTGATAAAGCTGTCGGGAAACTTCAAGATGAAAGTCTAGTTGTCAGTAGTAGTGGTGGTAATAGAGTTGTAACAGAGATCATTCCTTAA
- a CDS encoding NYN domain-containing protein gives MLNFESDSIFTPEQVLENRGRVAIFIDGSNLFYAALQLGIEIDYTKLLCRLTAGSRLLRSFFYTGVDRTNEKQQGFLLWMRRNGYRVIAKDLVQLPDGSKKANLDVEIAVDMMALVDSYDTAVLVSGDGDLAYAANAVSYRGSRVEVVSLRTMTSDSLINVSDRYIDLESIKDDIQKTPRQDYLYRPIPTMEIIEQPPQEGIITPDGIPNIMPTSQE, from the coding sequence ATGTTGAATTTTGAATCGGATTCGATTTTCACGCCTGAACAGGTGCTAGAAAATCGAGGTAGAGTCGCGATTTTCATCGATGGCTCCAATTTGTTTTATGCGGCACTACAACTGGGAATCGAGATTGACTACACAAAACTATTGTGCAGGTTAACAGCGGGTTCTCGGCTGCTGCGTTCGTTTTTCTATACTGGTGTAGACCGCACGAATGAAAAGCAACAAGGCTTTTTATTATGGATGCGGCGTAATGGCTACAGAGTCATTGCCAAAGATTTAGTACAATTACCCGATGGTTCAAAGAAAGCGAACTTGGACGTTGAAATCGCCGTTGATATGATGGCACTCGTTGACTCGTACGATACAGCAGTATTGGTGAGTGGCGATGGCGATCTTGCTTATGCAGCAAATGCGGTTAGCTATCGCGGTTCGCGGGTAGAAGTCGTCAGTTTGCGCACGATGACAAGTGATAGTTTGATTAATGTCTCGGATCGCTACATTGATTTAGAGTCAATTAAAGACGATATCCAAAAGACACCAAGACAAGATTATCTCTATCGCCCAATTCCGACAATGGAGATTATTGAGCAACCACCACAAGAAGGAATCATTACACCTGATGGTATACCAAATATTATGCCAACTTCACAAGAGTGA
- the metG gene encoding methionine--tRNA ligase — MISASKTTEKFALTTPLYYVNDLPHIGSAYTTIAADILARFARLQGKSVMFVTGTDEHGQKIQRTAESKGRSPQAYCDEIAAGFVALWEKLDIQYDSFIRTTSVKHEAIVKDFFQRVWERGDIYKSRQQGWYCVACEEFKEERELLDGHRCPIHTNKQAEWRDEENYFFRLSRYQSQLEELYQKNPNFIQPESRRNEVLSFVSQGLQDFSISRVNLDWGFPIPVDPKQTIYVWFDALVGYLTALLNPDDEPNLENVLRQWLPINLHLIGKDILRFHAVYWPAMLMSAGLPISHKVFGHGFLTKDGQKMGKSLGNTLDPFALVERYGADAVRYYFFKEIEFGKDGDFNETRFINVLNADLANDLGNLLNRTLNMVKKYCNGNVPNCSSDDIPSSHPLKAIGSTLGEKVAYNYEALAFNQACDAILSLVRAGNKFIDEQAPWTLYKQGQQQQVEQVLYTVLESIRLAAYLLSPIIPNVSSKIYQQLGFSINFNEKSQLAATPFNIHAQWGLLSVNQQLGTPKPVFQRLELLQAI; from the coding sequence ATGATATCTGCGAGTAAAACAACAGAAAAATTTGCACTGACAACACCACTTTATTATGTAAATGACCTACCACACATTGGTAGTGCTTACACAACAATCGCTGCGGATATACTAGCAAGATTTGCGCGGTTACAAGGTAAATCTGTCATGTTCGTGACAGGAACCGACGAACACGGTCAAAAGATTCAGCGCACCGCCGAAAGTAAAGGGCGATCGCCGCAAGCTTACTGCGATGAAATTGCCGCAGGATTTGTTGCACTGTGGGAAAAACTTGATATCCAGTACGATAGTTTTATCCGCACAACAAGCGTTAAACACGAAGCGATCGTTAAAGATTTTTTTCAACGCGTTTGGGAGCGAGGCGATATCTACAAAAGTAGACAACAAGGCTGGTATTGCGTTGCATGTGAAGAATTCAAAGAAGAACGCGAACTCTTAGATGGACATCGCTGTCCAATTCATACTAACAAGCAAGCCGAGTGGCGCGATGAAGAAAATTACTTTTTTCGCCTGTCGCGCTATCAGTCGCAACTAGAAGAACTATATCAAAAAAACCCAAATTTTATTCAACCAGAAAGTCGCCGTAATGAGGTTCTCAGCTTTGTTAGCCAAGGACTGCAAGACTTTTCCATTTCACGCGTCAACCTAGATTGGGGCTTTCCTATACCAGTTGACCCCAAGCAAACAATTTATGTTTGGTTTGATGCGTTAGTAGGATATCTTACTGCGCTACTCAATCCTGACGACGAACCAAACTTAGAAAATGTCCTCCGTCAGTGGTTGCCAATCAATTTACATCTAATCGGTAAAGATATCTTACGCTTCCACGCTGTTTACTGGCCGGCGATGCTCATGTCTGCTGGACTACCAATTTCTCATAAAGTATTTGGGCATGGTTTTTTAACAAAAGACGGTCAAAAAATGGGCAAAAGTTTGGGTAACACGCTCGATCCCTTTGCTTTAGTTGAACGATATGGTGCGGATGCGGTACGATATTACTTTTTTAAAGAAATTGAGTTTGGCAAAGACGGAGATTTTAACGAAACGCGCTTTATCAACGTGCTCAACGCGGATTTAGCCAACGACTTGGGCAACTTGTTAAACCGTACCTTAAACATGGTGAAGAAATACTGTAACGGAAATGTTCCTAATTGCTCAAGCGACGATATTCCCTCAAGCCACCCATTAAAGGCGATTGGCTCAACTTTAGGTGAAAAAGTTGCATACAACTACGAAGCCCTAGCCTTTAACCAAGCGTGTGATGCTATTTTGTCATTGGTTAGAGCAGGTAATAAGTTTATCGACGAGCAAGCCCCTTGGACGCTTTACAAACAAGGACAGCAGCAACAAGTAGAACAAGTGCTCTATACTGTACTCGAATCGATTCGATTAGCAGCCTACTTGCTATCGCCAATTATTCCAAACGTGTCCAGCAAAATTTATCAACAACTTGGTTTTTCCATCAATTTTAATGAAAAGTCACAGCTTGCTGCGACACCGTTTAATATTCACGCACAATGGGGGCTATTAAGCGTAAACCAACAATTAGGCACTCCGAAACCTGTGTTCCAAAGACTCGAATTGCTCCAAGCAATCTAG